Proteins from a single region of Lysinibacillus sp. JNUCC-52:
- the nikE gene encoding nickel import ATP-binding protein NikE produces the protein MSLLQVKDVSHSYGFEFRTFFKWNNRPKKVLSSISLSINEGICLGMLGTSGAGKSTLGKVILGLERPQYGQVLFQGYDIYTADKHTRQKIRRNLQAVFQDSYSSVNPRMTAERIIAEPLENYEKLTIAEQRRLVIELLERVGLSENDLKKYPHQFSGGQLQRINIARALSLKPKLIVLDESVSSLDMVNQTLILGLLRDLKKDFGLSYFFITHDIKAACAISDTLGVLEKGQLVDLYTSKQQFFTADHPVVKEMIGSMLPEHPQHRCQSLKQF, from the coding sequence ATGAGTTTATTACAAGTAAAAGATGTATCACATAGCTATGGATTCGAATTCCGCACCTTTTTCAAGTGGAACAATCGTCCTAAAAAAGTACTTTCTAGTATATCGCTTTCAATTAATGAGGGCATTTGCTTAGGCATGCTCGGGACGAGTGGTGCTGGTAAAAGTACTTTAGGAAAGGTGATTCTTGGTTTGGAACGGCCACAATATGGACAAGTACTGTTTCAAGGGTATGATATTTACACAGCAGATAAGCATACTCGTCAAAAAATTCGCCGAAATTTACAAGCTGTTTTTCAAGACTCTTACTCGTCCGTTAACCCTCGAATGACGGCAGAACGTATTATAGCAGAACCGCTTGAAAATTATGAAAAGCTTACAATAGCTGAGCAAAGGCGATTGGTTATTGAATTATTGGAAAGGGTAGGGCTTAGTGAAAACGATTTAAAAAAATATCCACATCAGTTTAGTGGTGGCCAATTGCAACGTATTAATATAGCAAGGGCCCTTTCACTTAAACCAAAGCTAATTGTTTTGGACGAATCTGTCAGTAGTCTAGATATGGTGAATCAAACGCTTATTTTAGGGTTGCTTAGAGACCTCAAAAAGGATTTTGGATTATCTTATTTTTTTATTACACATGATATTAAAGCTGCCTGTGCAATTAGTGATACATTAGGAGTATTAGAAAAAGGACAATTAGTCGATTTATATACATCAAAACAACAATTTTTTACTGCAGATCACCCTGTTGTAAAGGAAATGATAGGCTCTATGCTGCCTGAGCATCCACAACATCGGTGCCAGTCACTAAAACAATTCTAA
- a CDS encoding M23 family metallopeptidase yields the protein MSRHFIFLLTCTLVWSYFFPTVTLANEGPSNEEILQQRMSYYVQYDELLIPWHFLAAIDQYERNLQSVRKDIPKRDGYIAIQFSDEYWSGALNPVKEDTIPETISYFGGMGLDGNNDGIASPKDDVDVIYSMASYLSKFGSTDEDFKLALWEYYKSEEAVNQIVTISTLYKHFKTTELDAHTFPIPTRYNYSFRGTWGDNRGWGGRRIHEGTDIFASYGTPILSTSYGVVEIKGWNQFGGWRIGIRDNHNSYHYYAHLGSYNKDIKVGDVVEPGTILGYVGSSGYGKEGTSGKFPPHLHYGIYKFNGRTEWAFDPYPSLLQWERQAKKNKQ from the coding sequence TTGAGTCGTCATTTTATTTTCCTTCTGACATGTACGCTAGTGTGGAGTTATTTCTTCCCAACAGTTACTTTGGCAAATGAAGGACCTAGTAATGAAGAAATATTACAACAACGTATGTCTTATTATGTACAATACGATGAATTACTGATTCCATGGCACTTTTTAGCAGCAATCGACCAATATGAGCGCAATCTCCAATCTGTTCGGAAAGACATCCCTAAGCGAGATGGCTACATTGCCATTCAATTTTCTGATGAATATTGGTCAGGCGCATTAAATCCTGTCAAGGAAGATACGATACCCGAAACAATCAGTTACTTCGGTGGGATGGGACTTGATGGCAATAATGATGGAATCGCCAGTCCTAAAGATGATGTAGATGTTATTTACTCCATGGCAAGCTATTTAAGTAAATTTGGTTCTACCGACGAGGACTTCAAATTGGCATTATGGGAATACTACAAAAGCGAAGAAGCGGTTAATCAAATTGTAACAATTTCTACTTTGTATAAACATTTCAAAACAACTGAGCTAGATGCACATACGTTCCCAATTCCAACTCGCTACAATTACAGCTTTAGAGGTACTTGGGGCGATAACAGAGGCTGGGGCGGTAGGCGTATCCATGAAGGTACAGATATATTTGCTAGCTATGGTACACCTATACTTTCCACTTCCTATGGTGTAGTCGAAATCAAAGGTTGGAACCAATTTGGTGGATGGCGAATTGGGATTCGTGATAATCATAATTCTTATCATTATTATGCCCATCTTGGCAGCTATAATAAGGACATTAAGGTTGGGGATGTTGTAGAGCCAGGTACAATACTCGGTTATGTCGGTAGCTCTGGCTATGGGAAAGAAGGAACTTCAGGGAAATTCCCACCACATCTTCATTATGGAATATACAAATTTAATGGCCGTACAGAATGGGCATTTGATCCATACCCATCCCTTTTACAATGGGAACGTCAAGCCAAAAAGAATAAGCAATAA
- a CDS encoding DUF1456 family protein, with the protein MTNNDILIRLRYALDIKNTDMVEIFKLGGMKFSKEDILNMLIKVKDEAEEDIPENYIKCNNKMVEAFLNGLITFKRGAQQSKQGQPEGPPAVTGNESPNNMLMKKVKIAMALTTEDMLDILYEGGVSVSKGELGAILRNPSHRNYKECGDRFVRNFLKGLTYKYRD; encoded by the coding sequence ATGACGAATAATGATATTTTAATTCGTTTACGATATGCACTAGATATTAAAAATACGGATATGGTGGAAATTTTTAAGCTAGGTGGTATGAAGTTTTCAAAAGAAGATATATTAAACATGCTTATAAAAGTTAAAGATGAAGCAGAAGAGGACATTCCTGAAAATTACATCAAATGTAATAACAAAATGGTAGAGGCATTTCTAAATGGTTTAATTACATTTAAACGTGGTGCCCAACAATCTAAACAAGGGCAACCAGAAGGACCTCCAGCAGTGACAGGAAATGAAAGCCCGAATAATATGCTAATGAAAAAAGTGAAAATTGCAATGGCTTTAACTACCGAGGATATGCTGGATATTTTATATGAAGGTGGCGTGTCTGTATCGAAAGGGGAACTCGGTGCAATTTTAAGAAATCCTAGCCATCGTAACTACAAAGAATGCGGTGATCGATTTGTAAGGAATTTTTTAAAGGGATTAACATATAAATATAGAGACTAA
- a CDS encoding alpha/beta-type small acid-soluble spore protein: MANNNRSSNKLQVPGVQEAVNQMKYEIAQEFGVQLGPDASSRANGSVGGEITKRLVEMAEKRAKGY; encoded by the coding sequence ATGGCTAATAACAATCGAAGTTCAAATAAGCTCCAAGTACCTGGCGTACAAGAAGCTGTCAATCAAATGAAATATGAAATTGCACAAGAATTCGGCGTACAACTTGGGCCAGATGCTTCTTCTCGCGCTAATGGTTCAGTTGGTGGCGAAATCACAAAACGACTAGTAGAAATGGCTGAAAAAAGAGCAAAAGGTTACTAA
- a CDS encoding MFS transporter, translating to MDKQNSKYRWIVFVVVLFTYLLMASQRTAPGLITEQLMRDFHVTASTIGLLTSIQFFVYTSLQIPMGILADRYGPNFFLIIGATLTGFGTIIYSFGTHEFVLFFSRILTGIGDATIWVNMVLILAQWFYRKEFVRLIGIAGMTGSLGFLLATVPFSEWIDLLGWRAAFFSAGLLLCICGIVLYFVLVKKPKLLFKDEQVLVTAEGQREKPFVLVKRIFSHPQAWALFFCHFGVVGGYVGFISSWAVPYGTNMYDMTRSDASQFIMVGLIGALIGAPLTSWISSKVETIKKPYIIVHIIVLLGWCSFLLFKGYPSLFLLMLLFFIIGFGYGASALTFAAVRQSFPLNEAGIVSGFANTGGFLSAVLLPIIFGYLLDYFQSTTGNLANGYYYGFFAPVIFSIIGLFGVLFFKEKR from the coding sequence ATGGACAAACAAAATAGCAAATACAGGTGGATTGTATTTGTTGTTGTATTGTTTACGTATTTGTTAATGGCAAGTCAGCGAACAGCTCCTGGATTAATTACAGAACAATTAATGCGTGATTTTCACGTCACAGCATCAACGATTGGCTTGTTAACGAGTATACAATTTTTTGTATATACGAGTTTGCAAATTCCAATGGGGATTTTAGCTGATCGTTATGGCCCGAATTTTTTCTTAATTATTGGTGCGACGCTCACAGGTTTCGGCACAATTATTTATAGTTTTGGTACCCACGAATTTGTCTTATTCTTTTCCAGAATACTTACGGGAATAGGGGATGCGACCATATGGGTTAATATGGTGCTTATTTTAGCTCAATGGTTTTATCGAAAGGAATTTGTTCGGTTAATTGGCATAGCAGGCATGACAGGGAGCCTTGGTTTTTTATTAGCGACAGTTCCTTTCTCCGAATGGATAGATTTACTTGGTTGGAGAGCAGCATTTTTCTCAGCGGGGTTATTATTATGTATATGTGGCATTGTTCTTTATTTTGTACTTGTAAAAAAGCCGAAATTACTTTTTAAGGATGAGCAAGTATTGGTCACAGCAGAGGGGCAACGAGAAAAACCATTTGTTTTAGTGAAAAGAATATTTTCACATCCGCAAGCATGGGCTCTATTTTTTTGTCATTTCGGTGTTGTAGGTGGCTATGTAGGGTTTATTAGCTCTTGGGCTGTACCATATGGGACGAATATGTATGACATGACACGTTCGGATGCAAGTCAATTCATTATGGTAGGTCTTATTGGGGCACTTATTGGAGCACCTTTAACTAGTTGGATATCAAGTAAGGTAGAAACAATAAAAAAGCCATATATAATCGTTCATATTATCGTTTTACTCGGATGGTGTTCGTTCTTACTATTCAAAGGGTATCCTTCCTTGTTTCTGCTCATGCTATTATTTTTTATTATAGGCTTTGGATACGGTGCAAGTGCCCTAACGTTTGCGGCTGTACGACAATCATTCCCGTTAAATGAAGCGGGTATAGTTTCAGGGTTTGCGAATACAGGTGGTTTTTTAAGTGCTGTCTTACTACCGATTATTTTCGGATATTTATTGGATTATTTTCAATCTACTACAGGTAATTTAGCTAATGGCTATTACTATGGATTTTTTGCGCCAGTTATTTTCTCCATTATTGGTTTGTTTGGCGTGTTGTTCTTTAAAGAAAAGCGTTGA
- a CDS encoding methyl-accepting chemotaxis protein, translating to MNPLFQFKSIKARILSRFIILLVLFVCFTTYTYFSNTNMEKQAKVLVKEDLVVLEASKNLSMSISVRLSAALSYVVTGDEKYIDTFNKYRQIAEDNNSIVEQYEKTAEREELVVMAREWSNRVNSEVFEVYKKGDKQLALENLTAMNELVNEVRDGYEEVSDKRYDSITQVGNDVVSTSSNNKSIGSVVSLILIIAGILLAIFTASRISKPVKIVSNRMRELADGNLRHDKFSVTNQDEIGQLMLSANDLNDKLQETISSIHNVSETVAASSEELAQSANEVQTGTEQISYTMQELATGTETQASTASDLAETMTTFQRNIHETTQEGVELKEHSGHVHDLTTSGKKLMVQSTKQMATINDIVLDSVKKVEGLNEQSAEISKLVSVIDEISNQTNLLALNAAIEAARAGEHGKGFAVVADEVRKLAEQVQFSVTDISTIVHRIQNETGNVTSSLQSGYEEVRKGTAQLDQTNNTFDQISQAIEDMNDNINVISNNLTKISQHSEMINGSIDEMASISQESAAGVEQTTATVEETAATMDEITKSANQLAEMAEELNTQLQKFTL from the coding sequence ATGAACCCTTTATTTCAGTTTAAATCAATCAAAGCACGCATTTTAAGTAGATTTATCATTTTATTAGTATTATTTGTGTGTTTTACTACTTATACTTATTTTTCGAACACGAACATGGAGAAACAAGCAAAAGTACTTGTGAAAGAAGATTTAGTTGTTTTAGAAGCAAGTAAAAATTTGTCTATGTCTATAAGTGTACGATTATCTGCAGCTTTAAGTTATGTTGTAACAGGCGATGAAAAATACATAGATACTTTTAATAAGTACCGTCAAATTGCTGAGGATAATAACAGTATCGTGGAGCAATATGAAAAAACAGCAGAACGTGAAGAACTAGTAGTGATGGCACGTGAATGGAGCAACCGTGTTAATAGTGAAGTTTTTGAAGTTTATAAAAAGGGCGACAAACAATTAGCATTAGAAAATTTAACAGCTATGAATGAACTTGTAAATGAAGTTCGTGATGGCTATGAAGAAGTGTCTGATAAACGCTATGACTCGATTACGCAAGTCGGCAATGATGTCGTATCAACAAGTTCAAACAATAAATCAATTGGGTCTGTTGTCAGTCTCATTCTAATTATTGCAGGCATTCTTTTAGCAATTTTTACAGCAAGTCGCATTTCTAAACCCGTTAAAATTGTTTCCAATCGTATGAGAGAATTAGCTGATGGGAATTTGCGACATGATAAGTTTTCAGTTACTAATCAAGATGAGATTGGACAATTAATGCTTTCTGCCAATGACTTGAATGATAAATTACAGGAAACGATTAGCTCTATTCATAATGTTTCTGAAACAGTTGCAGCTAGCAGTGAAGAATTAGCGCAATCTGCTAACGAAGTTCAAACAGGTACAGAACAAATTTCATATACTATGCAAGAGCTGGCTACTGGAACAGAAACACAAGCGTCCACAGCTAGTGATTTAGCAGAAACAATGACAACTTTCCAACGCAACATTCATGAAACAACACAAGAAGGAGTGGAGTTAAAAGAACATTCTGGGCATGTACATGACTTAACAACGTCAGGTAAAAAATTAATGGTCCAATCAACAAAACAAATGGCGACTATTAATGACATTGTTTTAGATTCTGTGAAAAAGGTAGAAGGCTTAAACGAACAGTCTGCTGAAATTTCAAAGCTTGTTTCAGTAATTGATGAGATTTCAAACCAAACGAATTTGCTTGCTTTAAATGCTGCAATTGAAGCAGCACGTGCAGGAGAGCATGGCAAAGGCTTTGCAGTTGTTGCAGATGAGGTACGTAAGCTTGCTGAACAAGTACAATTCTCTGTTACTGATATTTCTACAATTGTTCATCGTATTCAAAATGAAACAGGAAATGTAACGAGTTCTCTACAATCAGGCTACGAGGAAGTTCGAAAAGGTACTGCACAATTAGATCAAACAAATAACACGTTCGATCAAATTTCTCAAGCGATTGAAGATATGAATGACAATATTAATGTCATTTCCAATAACTTAACAAAAATTTCGCAACACTCCGAAATGATTAATGGCTCTATTGATGAAATGGCTTCTATTTCACAAGAATCTGCAGCAGGCGTAGAGCAAACAACTGCAACTGTCGAAGAAACAGCGGCAACAATGGATGAAATTACAAAGAGTGCTAATCAGCTTGCAGAAATGGCTGAAGAGCTAAATACCCAACTACAAAAATTTACTTTATAA